In the genome of Ctenopharyngodon idella isolate HZGC_01 chromosome 16, HZGC01, whole genome shotgun sequence, the window CATTTAAGAAATATCTTATTGATTTTAGAGCATTATTAATGTGATGCTTGGGCATAAGCTTTTATATACgttgtatatatttttgaaaatgtgaggAAATAACGAGAGAGTTGCATTAAAGACGTTAACTACgctatacattttaatttagctttatttttgattatttatgtttttattaatattattaggaTTTgatatttcattgtattttttcttttatttcattgtgtGGGCATTTATTATGTGCAAAAAATTAGGGGGCTTCTATCGTGATACAATCCTTAAATTGCCTAGCCtttgttttctgttcttgtGGTCCGAAATTGAACGCAAAGAGCGTATTTCTTTAACACAAATTtatgtagaattttttttatgtttttcaagATTAAACATAAATAATAGCGCTAATTGCTTGTCTACCGCTAGATGGCAGTATACAGGACGCGATCAGAGAACCTCTCATCAACAGAAGGAAAGCCACCTCCACTCGTTTTCATTTTCGGTCACGTGATTGTCCATGTACGTCATTGACTGACGAGCCTGTTTCATTGTATTGTGTTTTAGATCttatttcagattttttatttgtattttatttctcttCAAAAGTTTAGTCATAGTGGTTTGGCTAAAACTTTCTGACTGCACAAAATTCAACTTGTCCTTCATGTAAAACCCGTTTGACTATTCACTAAAAATTGACTATTCACTATATGGGTTTAGCAGCTCTCAAATGTGTTCATGATGAggctttttaaatataaattttatttatcaatataATATGCaggcaaatatattttaaaatatgtaattttactaGCATTCTCATACCTTTGGACCACACGCTTTTCATTCTTCACTATTCTAGAGGGTGTGTGTTTTTCTTacttgaatgtatttttaatatattccatttgaaagtataaatgaaatatgtttacAATACAGATAATCCCAAAAGCCCTCACTGCGCCCCTAGCGGCCACTTGGAAGGAACTGCAGCCTGTATTGGGCGTGTACGCAGAGTGGGCAGGCTGAATATCGTAGAATCTTGGACTGGACGTTTTTCGCTTTCATTCACGTCAGATTGATACTCTCAAACCCGGACGTAACCAACGCCTAGTCGCCGGAGAGGAACGGTAAGCAATTTTCAATATGTAGCATTATTTTATATGACTTTTAACCGATCAATTTGTAGTTAAACAGTACACGTTCTAGCTCAGGCTTTACCGTTGTGTAATTTTGATTTAGGATGAGTTGTGGCCCCCCCGGTAGTGCTAGCGCGTTAGCTTAGCCTCGCAGCATCCTGTCGCCTTCATTACACAAAACTTTGATTTACTTCACTGTTGACGAATCTCTTCAGAATTATTTTCGTTTTCTATAATCACCACAAACTAGTCATTTCTTCGCCATTCACTATAGTATTAAATTAAGTAGATTTATAAGGTGAAGTGTTTAACTTTATTGGTGGGGGAAGAAAGcagaattaaattattttaatataaaatccgacttttattatgaataaaatacgTGTCGTGTCATGTTTAGAAAAATTTGCCTTGAATTAACGATAAACAGgatcattattgttttacttttaaacTATCTTGTATTCGTTTGTTTTATTGTCTATTTATTGGTCTTCAAATGTAGTAATTATTAAAAACGAGCAGTTTAAATAAGGtctaatgtaaatatatatatatttataaaaaataaaaaaaaatagaaacggCAATGAAGCTGAAAAGCAGGCGATATTGTTAGTACTAGTATGACAGTGACAAAGCCTTTCTCTAAGCAGCGTTAATATGCGGAAGCAAATAAAATTGGACACATTCTTGTAGATGTCTTTCTGTATGCCTGCCTTTGTCTCCGAAATTAAATCACATCAATTAGGGCTTATTGACAGTTCTGGTAAATGCATTCACCCTGCCTAATTGTGTAATAGTGGGCACAGTGAACCCTGGAACTAAACGAAACAAATGATTCCTAAATGAGGTATTTCTGAATCCCACGAGGACCAATACCAGTGATAACGTGATTTTCAACCTTTCTCTCTCGCCTTATAGATGCAGACCATAAAGTGTGTGGTGGTTGGAGATGGAGCTGTCGGAAAGACCTGCCTCCTCATCTCATACACAACCAACAAATTCCCCTCTGAATATGTTCCCACGGTAACAGAGTAAAGGGTGGTGGGCTCTGGGTCAGAGATTTGGGGAAGGGGGCACAGTGATCGAATAATTATGAGTAATAATGGCAGCTATTATCTATTGTGTGCCTGTTTGCTGTTTCAAATTTAGGAGCTctcatgtatgtgtgtatttcaAAGGATATTTGATTAGATTATTGTAGAAACCTTTTTGGTATTGGGTCTGTAGTGTtgtctgaaataaaatgtgatcttcaatatatatgaatgagatctatttctttttgtttgcaGGTGTTTGATAATTATGCTGTCACAGTGATGATCGGAGGGGAACCATATACACTGGGGCTTTTTGACACAGCAGGTAACTCAGTCTGGGGCTTTGTTTACTTCTAGACATAAAGCTGATCTGATTGTCCacgctgtcattttttttttttttaaagtaatgatGTCTGATTTGTTCAGACAGTATAGTCAGTATCTACTGCATCAACTAATATTGACTTAAGTGTTAACATGATGCCAAGAGAAAATAGCTTTTGCTGTGGAAAAAAGAAGACGGAAAACTGGAAATTTGGCCTCGGCTCATTTCTATCTTGCCACGGTGCTGAGCTCATGAGAAAACATAAATGACAGGCATTTTATGCAACAATTCATACTGTGTTTAGACTTGCTGATGCATTTGCTTATTCACTATTCACTACCTAGTGAATGTCACATAGTTCAGTATACGAGGAGCAAAAATGTGCATTTGGATACGGCTTCAGACATTAAAACACCTTTTATGATGTTACATATTTATGCCACAGCCTGAAGAagataaaaactattttttatctGTCTTGCTTATTCAGATTGATACAGGATTacaatcaaatatattttttaaaataaatgaatacttatTAATTAAGTGGTGAAACAACAAGGAAAAAGATatgatatatacactaccatttaaaagtttgcaaattaatacttttttcagcaaggattaaattgatcaaaagtggcagtaaaaacttttataatgagagagaaaagatttcttttaatcaaagaatcctaaaaaaatatatttataatttatttaaattataaatccacaaaaatattaagcagtacaaccattttcaacattgataataataagaaatgttttaaataaatattaaaataggaaaCTTTATCTTAATtggtagtaatatttcacattattactgtaattactatatttttgatcataaatgcagccttagtgagtataagacacaattaaaaaaaaaaaaaaaaaaaatcttacccacCCAAAACTTGTGAACGGTAATgtacattaatttataatttccTCTAGCTGTTTTTCAAGATGGACTAAATCGATTGACTCTCAGAGCAGAAGAGCGGTGCTAATGAACTGCATGTGTTTCTGTTCTCTTAGGTCAGGAAGACTACGACAGACTTCGGCCTCTCAGTTATCCGCAGACAGACGTCTtccttgtttgcttctctgtTGTCTCTCCTTCCTCCTTTGAGAATGTGAAAGAGAAGGTGGGTGTTTATTAAATACTTTCTGCTTTCTTGCTTGTCTCACTGTTTGGGCATCAGAAATGGAAGAGCCACCTTTCTCTGATAGGCTTTTTGACATTTATTACTGGTGGTATACTAAACTATGTCATGATTTTGTTTCAAATTTATTAAACTCAACATTATTCCCCCATATCTATGGCATGGTATAATGTACAGATAGATTACAGTGTTGATACATGCTTTAACAGCATGGTATTTTTCATACAGTCAGGTTTTACTTTGATGACACTGACGTCACGTTTAGTGTCACTAAAACACTCTTTAGTAGTACCTGATTTTCCTGCTGGACTTGGTGAATGGAACTCATGTGAGTAGATCTGTGATCTATTTAAACTGATCAGTGCGTACATGAAAAGCACACTCATTACTGAGACGCATCAGATTTGTGTAGAAAATTTTCAGATGCATGTTTGTCAGTGGTTTTCTCTTGATTTATAGTGTGAAATTCTTAAAGGAATTGTtcatccaaaaaagaaaattatcccataatttactcaccctcaagcatcctaggtgtatatgactttcttcagccaaacacaatcagagttatattaaataatatcctggctcttcccagctttgtaatggcattgaatagtgtctgagtttttgaagctccaaaaagcgcatccatcaatcataaaagtaatcaatATTAAGTATATCCATAAAAATAATCCGAGTGgcttaataaatgccttctgaagtgaaaagatgggtttttgtaagaaaaatattcatatttaaaactttataaactataatcgcTGGCTTCTGGTAatggtgacctctgacctgataTATGACGTAGGACACATGACATAGTCGTAGCGTAAACTTAGGTGAGAATTGACGAATGCGGAAGCGcggaggatagagcaaaacataacgccggtcacaaattagaagtctaaaatgagaagttTTAAAGAACAATGTCTGAGGATTTCGACATACAAAAGAAGAGGAGCTACATCATACGTCGGTCAGGTCAGGTTGCCGAAACCCAGCgattataaagtttttaaatatgaatatttttcatacaaaaaacccattgcttcacttcagaaggcatttaattaacccactggagtcgtatggattacttttatgatggatggatgtactttttggagcttcaaaaactcaaTGCCATTACatagctgggaagagccaggatattatttaattgtactctgtgttcagctgaaagaagaaagtaatttaaacctaggatgacttgagggtgagtaaattatgggataattttcatttttcagtgaacTACTCTTTTACGTtgctattaatatatatataatcttgaATATGTGATTGATTGATCAGTTGCAGCATTCTGTGATCAAATAATTTTATAGAATGACTGTTTAAAAGCCTATTTGAGGAACTGATTTCCTACGCAGTGGTAGTTTCATATTTgcccagaggtgtaaagagtacctgaaaaccatacttgagtaaaagtacagataccttacatcaaaaatgacTCGACTACAAGTTAaaagtaaccaattccaatacgacttgagtaaaagtcttaaagtatctgattttaacagtacttaagtattttactcatactaaatgtaggctcagagatccactagtcctcaacacctgagacatgccagtgaaaataagaaacatttgatttctaagatgagaaatcaagcttattttctaaaataaaacacCTCAGTATTGCAATAAATgaaggtcgacacaacaaccttttaaacatctacaaactcatgtctcagttaagctcaggTGCACAAAAAGGTCacaagtaaaccaatatccttcaaaaaggtcttgtcaatatagcagataaattaaacaatgtggtaacactttataataactcacgctatgaagcattaattaagcattagtaaatagtcaatttatcatttataaagcattaatagacattagtaagcagtttataaatacatctataaatgctttgttcttgatttataagcatatctataatgtgtttaataattgtattttcataatttagaaatgataaattgatcattaataatttacaaaccagttatttaggagttgtcagtggttcataagattgtttagaaagtgtaagtaaattattaatatactatttaaatgtacttttatgcatcttattatcTTCATAGCATGtggttattataaagtgttaccgtttgggtgagtaaaggcaaaacgcacaagatatagtaccttcaatgccttTAGATTGCAATATTGCTTCTTTATATCAAAAACAAACTGCttcagaaaaagttaggtgtcatgaaaaatgtaatttgtaattgcattactcaatacaaatgtagtggagtaaaaagtacatttacttgctcaaaaatgtagtcaagtagagagtaaaagttgccaatatctttgatactcagtacaactacaaagtagccaaaaagatacttaagtacagtaactaattacatttactcaaatactgtACACCTCTGTATTTGCCATGTCACTTCACAGTCTTCTAACATAAATAATTacaactcaaatcaatatttcctGTCTATTTATGTAGCAGCACAatgaaaacaaaccaaaaccACTAAGGAGCTGATGGAGGAAATAACTTCTCTGACACGTCAATCATCCTTGATACTTCCATCTTGAATTTTATTTGTAATCCACCAAAAATGTCAAACATTTCTTGCAAGTTCTGATGATTCTTTATATCAAGGctaatagagggtatgcacgtgacgtcgcCGTCGGCCGGTGTGACTGCGGTTCTGCCCACTGAGCGGCAAAAATACTGAGTGGCAGCAATGGTTTTCAGTgtgaatgccgcgaaaaacacacaaaacatctaaaaagggaaagagctttgctattgactgtacaaatagagTTACAAGAAATCTCAGGTATATTTTTAGACTGCCGAAAGCTtcagaaaagagaagcaaaaGGATCGTTGCAGTTTACAGAAACAACTGTactccaggcagagaaacacggatttgcagttatcattttgtcagTACGTTGAATTTTGGaataaaatcataccctatatattgtattgttatatattgtattgacaactcatcaatacACATCAAacatttaccatcttatattctgcataattgggtgtttttaaataaacactgacaaaaactatacaagttttagggctggatgaTATGACAACATATAACATTGATAAGTGACCAGATTTAGACACcaataaagcgttcacaggcaaattcgctttatgtatttccccggcatcgaaatcaggcacatataaatgtcaggaaacacgattcctggctgcatgtcaatatccatggatcaCTGGATCTTTGGTAATTTGTAAGGAACACTAAATCGAGTCAAACctttagtttaaactgataatcgtttgttttacttgcGTTTTCACAGTTTCCCCTATTagatccagtcatgcagcagactcttttgccactcagtctgTCTGAGGGGGTGTGTTCCGGTGGTGAAATTGCatcaatgcataccctctatatcATTTAGACGTATTGTATGGTCAACAAAATATGTGCTCCCTCACTCACCCCCTTCTTCCCTGCCAACAGGTGTTTTAACCCCACGTAATTAATGACAATCCTGTTCTCAATGAAATTTGTAGTCAaatgaaattcactttaaaCATTCATGTTACATTGCTCCTACAATTTAAAAAGctgtatattatgtattataatgcTTAACAAGCTGTATAATATTGTCTTGGAGAATAAAGTAGAACTGAAGTGGAAAATTTGTGTGTAAATAGGCAGCACAGATTAATTTGTAAGATAAGGACAGTACAGAGATTACAAGTTCATAATGTCTTGTATGGGAGCCCACAGGggccatttattattatta includes:
- the cdc42l gene encoding cell division cycle 42, like — encoded protein: MQTIKCVVVGDGAVGKTCLLISYTTNKFPSEYVPTVFDNYAVTVMIGGEPYTLGLFDTAGQEDYDRLRPLSYPQTDVFLVCFSVVSPSSFENVKEKWVPEISHHCPRTPFLLVGTQVDLRDDSNTVEKLAKNKQRPISPESGEKLARDLRAVKYVECSALTQRGLKNVFDEAILAALEPPETKPKKRCILL